From a region of the Corallococcus coralloides DSM 2259 genome:
- a CDS encoding HPr family phosphocarrier protein, whose translation MASEAEGTFEIINALGLHARAAAQMVKVANRFKSEVSIQASGQRANAKSIMGVLMLAAAQGTKVKLTCKGEDAEACLSELKKLIEDRFGEAQ comes from the coding sequence ATGGCCAGTGAAGCCGAGGGAACCTTCGAGATCATCAACGCGCTGGGGCTGCACGCCCGGGCCGCGGCGCAGATGGTCAAGGTCGCCAACCGCTTCAAGAGCGAGGTCTCTATCCAGGCCTCCGGGCAGCGCGCCAACGCCAAGTCCATCATGGGCGTGCTGATGCTCGCGGCGGCCCAGGGCACGAAGGTGAAGCTCACCTGCAAGGGCGAGGACGCCGAGGCCTGCCTGTCCGAATTGAAAAAGCTCATCGAGGACCGGTTTGGCGAAGCGCAGTAA
- a CDS encoding MgtC/SapB family protein — MEPHVVIGRLVLATLLGGALGVEREARNQAAGLRTHTLVSLGACCFTLSSVYTEELLRMGANPSGTQTDISRIASQVVVGIGFLGAGVILRHGEAVRGLTTAANLWLTASVGLACGLGLYLAAAVTVALALLSLVVLRPVSRILSPEEGRHGGRHSKPPEGRNSEDGPPTGEDEESRPR; from the coding sequence GTGGAACCTCACGTCGTCATCGGGCGGTTGGTGCTGGCCACGCTGCTGGGCGGCGCGCTGGGCGTGGAGCGCGAGGCGCGCAACCAGGCCGCGGGCCTGCGCACGCACACGCTGGTGTCGCTGGGGGCGTGCTGCTTCACGCTCTCCAGCGTGTACACGGAGGAGCTGCTCCGGATGGGGGCGAACCCCAGCGGCACGCAGACGGACATCAGCCGCATCGCCAGCCAGGTTGTCGTGGGCATCGGCTTCCTGGGCGCGGGCGTCATCCTGCGCCACGGGGAAGCGGTGAGAGGGCTCACCACGGCGGCGAACCTCTGGTTGACGGCCTCGGTGGGCCTGGCCTGCGGGCTGGGCCTCTACCTGGCGGCCGCTGTCACCGTGGCCCTGGCTCTCCTGTCGCTGGTGGTGCTGCGCCCCGTCTCCCGGATACTGTCGCCCGAGGAAGGACGGCACGGCGGGCGACACAGCAAGCCGCCAGAAGGCAGAAACAGCGAGGACGGGCCCCCCACCGGTGAAGATGAGGAGTCCCGTCCGAGGTAG
- a CDS encoding ABC transporter substrate-binding protein, translating into MNAIARLRTLPFLVALTFAVPALAAPKASEAITKPVKTVVQSVRYEKDLKALENLGSDQQGLFLLGDEWTKATDAQRKEFTQLFQSLFAKIAFPKVRENFKNLDSITYDEPQVTGDKALVGSTIFINHPLKKQEMKLKYAVEKVGSGWKVVDVSVLGDSMLTGIRDDQVRPLFKEGGWDGLLGAMRAKNNELGSVKLK; encoded by the coding sequence ATGAACGCCATCGCCCGCCTTCGCACCCTTCCCTTCCTGGTTGCCCTCACCTTCGCCGTGCCCGCGCTCGCCGCGCCCAAGGCTTCCGAAGCCATCACCAAGCCGGTGAAGACCGTGGTGCAGTCCGTGCGCTACGAGAAGGACCTCAAGGCCCTGGAGAACCTGGGCAGCGACCAGCAGGGACTCTTCCTGCTGGGGGACGAGTGGACCAAGGCCACGGACGCCCAGCGCAAGGAGTTCACCCAGCTCTTCCAGAGCCTGTTCGCGAAGATCGCCTTCCCCAAGGTGCGCGAGAACTTCAAGAACCTGGACTCCATCACCTACGACGAGCCGCAGGTGACGGGCGACAAGGCGCTCGTGGGCTCCACCATCTTCATCAACCACCCGCTGAAGAAGCAGGAGATGAAGCTCAAGTACGCCGTGGAGAAGGTGGGCAGCGGCTGGAAGGTCGTGGACGTGTCCGTGCTGGGCGACTCCATGCTCACCGGCATCCGCGATGATCAGGTCCGCCCCCTCTTCAAGGAGGGCGGCTGGGACGGGCTGCTCGGCGCCATGCGCGCGAAGAACAACGAGCTGGGTTCGGTGAAGCTGAAGTAA
- a CDS encoding efflux RND transporter permease subunit — protein sequence MSGNPSSHPPPRLALAYAEMLVRRPGTVMLVLLLLLGISVWGTSKLTINSNQLDLISQDLQEVKDVKRVIDMVGGSGFFMVALRGDDEATIKKVADDLAVMVGNDKEHARSVTYKIPVEFVQNNMVLFVKTEDLAEGKRRIMAFLKDQIRRANPFYIEIKKTEPVKLDLQDLVDKYSSVGNKSIADDYYISPDRKMVMLLIKPMWDTNQIGQTKQYVDKLRVDLEQYSKSNAAGVQLVEDYYKMGDKKTVAYGFTGSYKTAVDDSYAIEESLQPVTIIALVAIFAITIAFFRKWAPTLIVVSGTVAGTLYTLGFTYATLGELNMITSILGGILMGFGIDYGIHFIFRTRLELGAGKPYDVAIRDAVINAGRPALVSAVVVAGSFYVLMVSEFKGFSQFGFLAGTGTLMLGFTLFSWCPAMLALAGRRNPELPQKLIGVMKPPPTNNASGKELRIPRPGLVLAVGCVIVAVVCGAAIPWKSGEPPADAGFFARLPYGVRFNYNTRALMPANQPSVVLQDEINARFKIASDPLAIYTKDLAETEALYKELTADPKKRPAISQVMSLFTFVPPEGISQANAKILEEWQEELKEIDVKALPPETQEKAALFFKMLEARPFDVHNVPEIYASQFRHLPTTSPENHGYLTFIYPSVDLWDGKQMLQFADQTRSIKGMVTPGKFTQGGPTGAPVEKEFRAAGATQLYASLARMVLKDAKLTVILTALWILVMHFADFRNAKLALASVIPLTVGLAMMMGFMALFDLRLNFMNIIILPILLGFGVSHGLYLLHRFLEGTSPLVALRSVGAAVVSSTLTAVAGFAALLVAGHNGLRSMGIVACIGLITTLLVSFTVLAAVMQLMHDKRQKDAGRSSEGGSASGGDTSSTRAA from the coding sequence ATGAGCGGCAATCCTTCTTCCCATCCCCCGCCCCGCCTCGCGCTGGCCTATGCAGAGATGCTGGTCCGGCGCCCCGGCACCGTGATGCTCGTGCTGCTGTTGCTGCTCGGCATCTCGGTGTGGGGCACGTCGAAGCTGACCATCAATTCGAACCAGCTGGACCTCATCTCCCAGGACCTCCAGGAGGTGAAGGACGTCAAGCGGGTCATCGACATGGTGGGCGGCAGCGGCTTCTTCATGGTCGCGCTGCGCGGTGATGACGAGGCCACGATCAAGAAGGTCGCGGACGACCTGGCCGTGATGGTGGGCAACGACAAGGAGCACGCGCGCTCCGTCACCTACAAGATCCCCGTCGAGTTCGTGCAGAACAACATGGTGCTGTTCGTGAAGACGGAGGACCTGGCCGAGGGCAAGCGCCGCATCATGGCGTTCCTCAAGGATCAGATCCGCCGCGCGAACCCCTTCTACATTGAAATCAAGAAGACGGAGCCGGTGAAGCTGGACCTGCAGGACCTGGTCGACAAGTACTCCAGCGTTGGCAACAAGAGCATCGCGGACGACTACTACATCTCCCCGGACCGCAAGATGGTGATGCTCCTCATCAAGCCGATGTGGGACACCAACCAGATTGGCCAGACGAAGCAGTACGTGGACAAGCTGCGCGTGGACCTGGAGCAGTACTCCAAGAGCAACGCCGCGGGCGTGCAGCTGGTGGAGGACTACTACAAGATGGGCGACAAGAAGACGGTCGCCTACGGCTTCACGGGTTCCTACAAGACGGCGGTGGACGACTCGTACGCCATCGAGGAGTCGCTCCAGCCGGTCACCATCATCGCGCTCGTCGCCATCTTCGCCATCACCATCGCGTTCTTCCGCAAGTGGGCGCCCACGCTCATCGTGGTGAGCGGCACGGTGGCGGGCACGCTGTACACGCTGGGCTTCACCTACGCGACGCTGGGTGAGCTCAACATGATCACCTCCATCCTGGGCGGCATCCTGATGGGGTTCGGCATCGACTACGGCATCCACTTCATCTTCCGCACGCGCCTGGAGCTGGGCGCGGGCAAGCCCTACGACGTGGCCATCCGCGACGCGGTCATCAACGCGGGCCGCCCGGCGCTGGTGTCCGCGGTGGTGGTGGCCGGTTCGTTCTACGTGCTGATGGTGAGCGAGTTCAAAGGCTTCTCCCAGTTCGGCTTCCTGGCCGGCACGGGCACGCTGATGCTGGGCTTCACGCTGTTCTCCTGGTGCCCGGCGATGCTGGCGCTGGCCGGGCGGCGCAACCCGGAGCTGCCGCAGAAGCTCATTGGCGTGATGAAGCCGCCGCCCACGAACAACGCGTCCGGCAAGGAGCTGCGCATCCCGCGCCCCGGCCTGGTGCTGGCGGTGGGCTGCGTGATCGTGGCGGTGGTGTGCGGCGCGGCCATCCCGTGGAAGAGCGGCGAGCCCCCGGCGGACGCGGGCTTCTTCGCGCGGCTGCCGTACGGCGTTCGCTTCAACTACAACACCCGCGCGCTGATGCCGGCGAACCAGCCGTCCGTGGTGCTGCAGGATGAAATCAACGCGCGCTTCAAGATCGCCAGCGACCCGCTCGCCATCTACACCAAGGACCTGGCGGAGACGGAGGCCCTCTACAAGGAGCTGACGGCGGACCCCAAGAAGCGCCCCGCCATCTCCCAGGTGATGAGCCTCTTCACGTTCGTGCCGCCGGAGGGCATCTCCCAGGCGAACGCGAAGATCCTGGAGGAGTGGCAGGAGGAGCTGAAGGAGATCGACGTGAAGGCGCTGCCGCCGGAGACGCAGGAGAAGGCGGCCCTGTTCTTCAAGATGCTGGAGGCGCGCCCCTTCGACGTGCACAACGTGCCGGAAATCTACGCCTCGCAGTTCCGCCACCTGCCCACCACGAGCCCGGAGAACCACGGCTACCTCACGTTCATCTACCCGAGCGTGGACCTGTGGGACGGCAAGCAGATGCTCCAGTTCGCGGACCAGACCCGCTCCATCAAGGGCATGGTGACGCCGGGCAAGTTCACGCAAGGCGGCCCCACGGGCGCGCCGGTGGAGAAGGAGTTCCGCGCCGCGGGCGCCACGCAGCTGTACGCGTCGCTGGCGCGCATGGTGCTCAAGGACGCGAAGCTCACGGTCATCCTCACCGCGCTGTGGATCCTGGTGATGCACTTCGCGGACTTCCGCAACGCGAAGCTGGCGCTGGCGTCCGTGATTCCGCTGACGGTGGGCCTGGCGATGATGATGGGCTTCATGGCGCTGTTCGACCTGCGCCTGAACTTCATGAACATCATCATCCTGCCCATCCTGCTGGGCTTCGGCGTGAGCCACGGCCTGTACCTGCTGCACCGCTTCCTGGAGGGCACGTCCCCGCTGGTGGCGCTGCGCAGCGTGGGCGCGGCGGTGGTGTCCTCCACGCTGACGGCGGTGGCGGGCTTCGCGGCCCTGCTGGTGGCCGGCCACAACGGCCTGCGCTCCATGGGCATCGTCGCCTGCATCGGCCTCATCACCACGCTGCTGGTGTCCTTCACGGTGCTGGCGGCGGTGATGCAGCTCATGCACGACAAGCGGCAGAAGGACGCGGGACGTTCGTCGGAGGGCGGTTCCGCCTCGGGCGGTGACACGTCCTCCACACGCGCCGCCTGA
- a CDS encoding site-specific recombinase has translation MTVSTPAPRLLLRGAPSDREMDAFCVQYAPRAPGHPAVRDLLRLLSEVPEDGLEPRLEWVERWIHWMRERIPAHGLTEGDDSALSPANSRLSLLVRVLEGESALRVSVTRLVAGVCAGSRGLKLFAQVGLSAGNGFFSELTDRFVRGVLPAPPEPGKLSELLLRLFPVPEDAEWLGALSPMLLARLTALVGEPPPPEPTPSARVRGDLMDALLLLGVQVAGLGLAEDVRDRTPEMSFRASPFLRLRLVCDAVLARDGAQEALADLVRGVEDCRGVVRTVTRHLEDSGVSVDLVYRLERIQRGLDRMEAIARVLGAPRGEPRWREALALLSDLLEYAHADRSVRALVRRNSRLMARKIIERTGNTGEHYITSTTAEFHHMVHSASGGGLVAAVAVALKFLLTGLSLAPFFAGLFVALNYAGGFVMMQLLGFTLATKQPSMTASTLAAAVGEDAGPDGGSRRMERLAALVPRITRSQLAAILGNLGCVLPVAVALALGFQLLKGHAYLTEQQARHVVETLHPWKSATLFYAALTGVMLWVSSVAAGWFENFIVYRRLPEALAHHRVLRGLFGVTGARRVADALMHHAAGVGGGVTLGVLLAVMPGVGGFFGVPLDVRHVTFSFGALAFAGCALGPSAVLEPGFLAAAAGVLVVGVVNFGVSFALALGVALRARDVPLRDGARFLGAVFLRFLRNPLPFLLPPRDEPVPGGTQAQVVPLAGPPGT, from the coding sequence ATGACTGTTTCGACCCCCGCCCCGCGGCTATTGCTCCGGGGTGCGCCGTCCGACCGCGAGATGGACGCGTTCTGCGTCCAGTACGCGCCCCGGGCCCCCGGCCACCCCGCGGTCCGGGACCTGCTCCGGCTCCTGTCGGAGGTCCCCGAGGACGGCCTGGAGCCGCGCCTGGAGTGGGTGGAGCGGTGGATCCACTGGATGCGCGAGCGCATCCCCGCCCACGGCCTCACGGAGGGGGACGACTCCGCGCTGTCCCCCGCCAACTCCCGGCTGTCCCTGCTGGTGCGCGTGCTGGAGGGCGAGAGCGCCCTGCGCGTGTCCGTCACCCGGCTGGTGGCGGGGGTGTGCGCGGGCAGCCGGGGCCTGAAGCTCTTCGCCCAGGTGGGCCTGAGCGCGGGCAACGGCTTCTTCTCCGAACTGACGGACCGCTTCGTGCGCGGCGTGCTGCCCGCGCCGCCGGAGCCAGGCAAGCTGTCGGAGCTGCTCCTGCGCCTGTTCCCGGTGCCGGAGGACGCGGAGTGGCTGGGCGCCCTGTCCCCCATGCTGCTGGCGCGGCTGACGGCGCTGGTGGGCGAGCCGCCCCCACCGGAGCCCACCCCATCCGCGCGTGTGCGCGGGGACCTGATGGACGCGCTGCTGCTGTTGGGCGTGCAGGTGGCGGGGCTGGGGCTGGCGGAGGACGTGCGCGACCGCACGCCGGAGATGTCCTTCCGCGCGTCACCCTTCCTGCGGCTGCGGCTGGTGTGCGACGCGGTGCTGGCGCGCGACGGGGCCCAGGAGGCGCTGGCGGACCTGGTCCGCGGGGTGGAGGACTGCCGCGGCGTGGTGCGCACCGTCACCCGGCACCTGGAGGACTCCGGCGTCAGCGTGGACCTGGTGTACCGGCTGGAGCGCATCCAGCGCGGCCTGGACCGGATGGAGGCCATCGCGCGGGTGCTGGGCGCGCCCCGAGGCGAGCCCCGCTGGCGCGAGGCGCTGGCCCTCCTGTCGGACCTGCTGGAGTACGCGCACGCGGACCGCTCCGTGCGCGCGCTGGTGCGCCGCAACTCGCGGCTGATGGCGCGAAAAATCATCGAGCGCACCGGCAACACGGGTGAGCACTACATCACCTCCACGACGGCCGAGTTCCACCACATGGTGCACTCGGCGTCGGGCGGAGGCCTCGTCGCCGCGGTCGCCGTCGCGCTGAAGTTCCTCCTCACCGGCCTGTCGCTGGCCCCCTTCTTCGCGGGCCTCTTCGTCGCGCTCAACTACGCGGGCGGCTTCGTGATGATGCAGCTCCTGGGCTTCACGCTGGCCACGAAGCAGCCATCCATGACGGCCTCCACGCTGGCGGCCGCGGTGGGCGAGGACGCGGGCCCGGACGGAGGCAGCCGGCGCATGGAGCGCCTGGCGGCGCTGGTGCCGCGCATCACCCGCTCACAGCTCGCGGCCATCCTGGGCAACCTGGGCTGCGTCCTGCCCGTCGCGGTGGCGCTGGCGCTGGGCTTCCAGCTCCTCAAGGGCCACGCGTACCTGACCGAGCAGCAGGCGCGGCACGTGGTGGAGACGCTGCACCCATGGAAGAGCGCGACGCTCTTCTACGCCGCCCTGACCGGCGTGATGCTCTGGGTGTCCAGCGTGGCCGCCGGCTGGTTCGAGAACTTCATCGTCTACCGCCGCCTGCCGGAGGCGCTCGCCCACCACCGCGTGCTGCGCGGGCTCTTCGGCGTGACGGGCGCGCGCAGGGTGGCGGACGCGCTGATGCACCACGCGGCGGGCGTGGGTGGCGGCGTCACCCTGGGCGTGCTGCTGGCGGTGATGCCGGGCGTGGGCGGCTTCTTCGGCGTCCCGCTGGACGTGCGGCACGTCACCTTCTCCTTCGGCGCGCTGGCCTTCGCCGGGTGCGCGCTGGGCCCCTCCGCCGTGCTGGAGCCGGGCTTCCTGGCGGCCGCCGCGGGGGTGCTCGTCGTGGGCGTCGTCAACTTCGGCGTGTCCTTCGCGCTGGCCCTGGGCGTGGCCCTGCGCGCCCGCGATGTCCCGCTGCGCGACGGCGCGCGCTTCCTTGGCGCGGTGTTCCTGCGCTTCCTGCGAAACCCGCTCCCCTTCCTCCTCCCACCCCGCGACGAGCCCGTCCCGGGTGGGACGCAGGCGCAGGTCGTCCCCCTGGCCGGGCCTCCGGGGACCTGA
- the ptsP gene encoding phosphoenolpyruvate--protein phosphotransferase, producing MSSQATPTLRLTGIGASPGVAVGHAFILDRKRIRTPKLRLADAEVEPERMRMKTAIDLSDRQLAELKDQITRTEGSDHALILEAHRLMLHDPMLVDEVNRLIVEDRINAEWAVRRTARKIKHLFDNIPDEYFRERRSDVDYVADRIIRNLMGQVVDEDVEVPAEAIVVAHDLPPADAAMMARSGRVAGFVTDLGGQTSHTAIVARARETPAVVGAGRASEQISPGDLVAMDGTRGVVLVNPTEDQLALFREEQRRYLESEQLALATKDQPAVSTDGFRIRLNGNMEFLEEIPSLLAHGAEGIGLYRTEFMFLDRKTAPTEEEHYRAYKQVLEAMGGRPVTIRTLDLGGDKVPGKTKHEKEPNPAMGLRAIRYCLSNRELFRVQLRALLRASVHGNLRLMFPLICGVSELREARSELEACRTALGRAGVPVGKRFPVGIMVETPSAATIADRLAQEADFFSIGTNDLIQYSLAIDRQNREVAYLYRPLHLSVLRMLQGIVDAAKAANIPVSMCGEMAGDPLFTLVLLALGFDELSMTSGQIPVVKRLMRRVSRSEAMEMLQGAMELTTAEEIERFVRTEMDRRFGGQEGSLLLPAHDPEPESV from the coding sequence GTGAGCAGCCAGGCCACCCCTACACTCAGGTTGACGGGCATCGGCGCCTCTCCGGGCGTGGCGGTGGGCCATGCCTTCATCCTGGACAGGAAGCGCATCCGCACGCCCAAGCTGCGCCTGGCGGACGCGGAGGTGGAACCCGAGCGGATGCGGATGAAGACAGCCATCGACCTGTCCGACCGCCAGCTCGCGGAGCTCAAGGATCAGATCACGCGCACGGAGGGCAGCGACCACGCCCTCATCCTGGAAGCGCACCGGCTGATGCTCCACGACCCCATGCTCGTGGACGAGGTCAACCGCCTCATCGTGGAGGACCGCATCAACGCGGAATGGGCGGTGCGGCGCACGGCCCGGAAGATCAAACACCTCTTCGACAACATCCCGGACGAGTACTTCCGCGAGCGCCGCTCGGACGTGGACTACGTGGCCGACCGCATCATCCGCAACCTGATGGGCCAGGTGGTGGACGAGGACGTGGAGGTGCCCGCGGAGGCCATTGTCGTCGCGCATGACCTGCCGCCCGCGGACGCTGCGATGATGGCTCGCAGCGGACGCGTGGCGGGCTTCGTCACCGACCTGGGGGGACAAACGAGCCACACCGCCATCGTCGCCCGCGCTCGGGAGACGCCCGCGGTGGTGGGCGCGGGGCGCGCGAGCGAGCAGATTTCTCCGGGCGACCTCGTCGCCATGGATGGCACGCGCGGCGTGGTGCTGGTGAACCCCACGGAGGACCAGCTCGCGCTGTTCCGGGAGGAGCAGCGCCGCTACCTGGAGAGCGAGCAGCTGGCGCTGGCCACGAAGGACCAGCCCGCGGTGAGCACGGACGGCTTCCGCATCCGGCTCAACGGCAACATGGAGTTCCTGGAGGAGATCCCCTCGCTCCTGGCTCACGGCGCGGAGGGCATTGGCCTGTACCGCACGGAGTTCATGTTCCTGGACCGCAAGACGGCGCCCACGGAAGAGGAGCACTACCGCGCCTACAAGCAGGTGCTGGAGGCCATGGGCGGGCGTCCCGTCACCATCCGCACGCTGGACCTGGGCGGCGACAAGGTGCCGGGCAAGACGAAGCACGAGAAGGAACCCAACCCGGCCATGGGCCTGAGGGCCATCCGCTACTGCCTGTCCAACCGGGAGCTGTTCCGCGTCCAGCTGCGGGCCCTCCTGCGCGCGAGCGTGCACGGCAACCTGCGGCTGATGTTCCCGCTCATCTGCGGCGTGAGTGAATTGCGCGAGGCGCGCAGCGAGCTGGAGGCGTGCCGCACGGCGCTGGGGAGAGCGGGAGTGCCGGTGGGCAAGCGCTTCCCGGTGGGCATCATGGTGGAGACGCCCAGCGCGGCGACCATCGCGGACCGGCTGGCGCAGGAAGCGGACTTCTTCTCCATCGGGACGAACGACCTCATCCAGTACTCGCTGGCCATCGACCGCCAGAACCGAGAGGTCGCGTACCTCTACCGGCCGCTGCACCTGTCGGTGCTGCGCATGCTCCAGGGCATCGTGGACGCGGCGAAGGCCGCCAACATCCCCGTGTCCATGTGCGGTGAGATGGCGGGCGACCCGCTCTTCACCCTGGTGCTCCTGGCGCTGGGCTTCGACGAGCTGTCCATGACGTCCGGGCAGATTCCGGTGGTGAAGCGGCTGATGCGCCGGGTGAGCCGGAGCGAGGCGATGGAGATGCTCCAGGGCGCCATGGAGCTGACGACCGCCGAGGAGATCGAGCGCTTCGTGCGCACGGAGATGGACCGGCGCTTCGGTGGCCAGGAAGGCTCGCTGCTGTTGCCGGCGCATGATCCTGAACCTGAGTCCGTGTAG
- a CDS encoding MXAN_6521/LA_1396 family lipoprotein, whose protein sequence is MGTFKRVGAVLGLMVLTGCATVKSQRLRPDYATVDRLQVKRLAVVTQPFPQGQQYIGDLWSLIARQWLNQNRDYLVKVNTSLPERPTDPTFKDQCVEGIEGVLWLDPAAKRVGDGAEVAVRAQLIRCRDGEEVWAAEAGGSWDSEDKKYVERKEQYVTELGQEVEPYVVPSYKLLVATLDTLPNPELNEEDKVEKIDLGE, encoded by the coding sequence ATGGGGACGTTCAAGCGGGTGGGAGCGGTGCTGGGTCTGATGGTGCTCACGGGTTGCGCGACGGTGAAGAGCCAGCGGCTGCGTCCCGACTACGCGACGGTGGACCGGCTGCAGGTGAAGCGGCTGGCGGTGGTGACGCAGCCCTTCCCGCAGGGCCAGCAGTACATCGGCGACCTGTGGAGCCTCATCGCCCGGCAGTGGCTCAACCAGAACCGGGACTACCTGGTGAAGGTCAACACGTCCCTCCCGGAGCGCCCCACGGACCCCACCTTCAAGGACCAGTGCGTGGAGGGCATCGAGGGCGTGCTCTGGCTGGACCCGGCGGCGAAGCGCGTGGGTGACGGCGCGGAGGTGGCGGTGCGGGCGCAGCTCATCCGCTGCCGCGACGGCGAGGAGGTCTGGGCCGCGGAGGCCGGCGGCAGCTGGGACTCCGAGGACAAGAAGTACGTGGAGCGCAAGGAGCAGTACGTGACGGAGCTGGGCCAGGAGGTAGAGCCCTACGTGGTGCCGTCCTACAAGCTGCTGGTGGCCACCCTGGACACGCTGCCCAATCCCGAACTGAACGAGGAGGACAAGGTCGAGAAGATCGACCTGGGCGAATAG
- a CDS encoding PTS system mannose/fructose/sorbose family transporter subunit IID produces the protein MTTPTPAPSAPAFTPPVRLSRGTVLRVFFRSLFLQASWNPKGMQNLGLAYAVYPALERLYPPGPQREAAVRRHLVFFNTHPYVAAAIVGGVVNHEQKIARGEETPDRVVGFKAALMGPLAALGDGFFWLSLKPAVGGLCAAMVPLLGVWAVALFLVLYNLVHLLLRIRLYWLGLSLGDRLVEAVARVNLPAKGARLRGVAAASAGGLAAWLAVSFGATAGGTWAPFLAVGCLAVGVLAYVLVNRRVPTYVVLYVAAGLACAAGAFL, from the coding sequence ATGACGACGCCAACGCCCGCGCCTTCCGCGCCTGCCTTCACGCCGCCCGTGCGGCTGTCGCGGGGCACGGTGCTTCGCGTCTTCTTCCGCTCGCTCTTCCTCCAGGCGTCATGGAACCCCAAGGGCATGCAGAACCTGGGGCTCGCGTACGCCGTCTACCCCGCGCTGGAGCGGCTATACCCGCCGGGCCCCCAGCGCGAGGCGGCGGTGCGCCGGCACCTGGTCTTCTTCAACACGCACCCGTACGTGGCGGCGGCCATCGTGGGCGGCGTGGTGAACCACGAGCAGAAGATTGCCCGGGGGGAGGAGACGCCGGACCGCGTGGTGGGCTTCAAGGCGGCGCTGATGGGGCCGCTCGCGGCGCTGGGGGACGGGTTCTTCTGGCTGTCGCTCAAGCCCGCGGTGGGCGGGCTGTGCGCGGCCATGGTGCCGCTGTTGGGCGTCTGGGCGGTGGCGCTCTTCCTGGTGCTGTACAACCTGGTTCACCTGCTGCTGCGCATCCGGCTGTACTGGCTGGGCCTGAGTCTGGGAGACCGGTTGGTGGAGGCCGTGGCGCGGGTGAACCTGCCCGCCAAGGGCGCCCGGTTGAGGGGCGTGGCGGCGGCGAGCGCCGGCGGCCTGGCCGCGTGGCTGGCGGTGAGCTTCGGGGCGACGGCGGGCGGGACCTGGGCGCCGTTCCTGGCGGTGGGGTGCCTGGCGGTGGGCGTATTGGCGTACGTGCTCGTCAACCGGCGCGTCCCCACCTACGTGGTCCTCTACGTCGCGGCGGGATTGGCCTGCGCGGCGGGCGCCTTTCTGTGA
- the metK gene encoding methionine adenosyltransferase produces the protein MPTDFLFTSESVTEGHPDKIADQISDGVLDAIIAKDPQARVAVETLVKTGLAIVAGEVTTNTYVDIPKIVRSTITRIGYTDSAMGYDGNTCGVMVAIEGQSQDIARGVDNKKDQGAGDQGMMFGFACDETPELMPAPIHYAHQLTRRLAEVRRKNHPWIRPDGKSQVTVEYKDGKPLRIDAVVLSTQHSDDVSNKKIQEAIREDVILKVLPKKLIDNKTKFFINPTGRFVIGGPMGDSGLTGRKIIVDTYGGMGRHGGGAFSGKDPSKVDRSAAYMGRYIAKNVVAAGLASRCEVQVSYAIGVAEPVSVMVETFGTSTVPEEQIARAVRQVFGLRPREITEHLDLLRPIYQKTAAYGHFGRAEKEFTWERTDKKDALREAVAAPAPKARTPRLKAV, from the coding sequence ATGCCTACCGACTTCCTGTTCACGTCTGAATCCGTCACCGAGGGCCACCCGGACAAGATCGCCGACCAGATCTCCGACGGTGTGCTCGATGCCATCATCGCCAAGGATCCGCAGGCGCGCGTCGCCGTGGAGACGCTCGTGAAGACGGGCCTCGCCATCGTCGCGGGTGAGGTGACGACGAACACCTACGTGGACATCCCGAAGATCGTCCGTTCGACCATCACGCGCATCGGCTACACCGACAGCGCCATGGGCTACGACGGCAACACCTGCGGCGTCATGGTGGCCATCGAGGGCCAGAGCCAGGACATCGCCCGGGGCGTGGACAACAAGAAGGACCAGGGCGCCGGCGACCAGGGCATGATGTTCGGCTTCGCGTGCGACGAGACGCCGGAGCTGATGCCCGCGCCCATCCACTACGCGCACCAGCTCACCCGCCGCCTGGCGGAGGTGCGCCGCAAGAACCACCCGTGGATCCGCCCGGACGGCAAGAGCCAGGTCACGGTGGAGTACAAGGACGGCAAGCCGCTGCGCATCGACGCGGTGGTGCTGTCCACGCAGCACTCGGATGACGTCTCCAACAAGAAGATCCAGGAGGCCATCCGCGAGGACGTCATCCTGAAGGTCCTGCCGAAGAAGCTCATCGACAACAAGACCAAGTTCTTCATCAACCCCACGGGCCGCTTCGTCATCGGCGGCCCCATGGGCGACTCGGGCCTCACGGGCCGCAAGATCATCGTCGACACCTACGGCGGCATGGGCCGTCACGGTGGCGGTGCGTTCAGCGGCAAGGACCCGTCCAAGGTGGACCGCTCGGCCGCGTACATGGGCCGCTACATCGCGAAGAACGTCGTGGCGGCGGGCCTGGCCAGCCGTTGCGAGGTGCAGGTGTCCTACGCCATCGGCGTGGCGGAGCCTGTCAGCGTGATGGTGGAGACCTTCGGGACGTCCACCGTGCCGGAAGAGCAGATTGCCCGCGCCGTGCGCCAGGTGTTCGGCCTGCGCCCGCGCGAAATCACGGAGCACTTGGACCTGCTGCGGCCCATCTACCAGAAGACCGCCGCCTACGGTCACTTCGGCCGCGCGGAGAAGGAGTTCACCTGGGAGCGCACGGACAAGAAGGACGCGCTGCGTGAGGCCGTCGCCGCCCCCGCGCCCAAGGCGCGCACGCCCCGCCTGAAGGCGGTCTGA